One Capsicum annuum cultivar UCD-10X-F1 chromosome 2, UCD10Xv1.1, whole genome shotgun sequence genomic window carries:
- the LOC107857811 gene encoding histone chaperone ASF1B gives MSAVNVTNINVLDNPSPFLSPFKFEITYNCIDPLKEDLEWKLTYVGSADDETYDQQLEDVFVGPVNLGSYRFLLQADPPDPARIPAEDILGVTVLMLTSSYVDQEFLRIGYFVNNEYTDENLREQPPQTVLIDKIQRNILTDKPRVTKFLINFHPENSETGEQAPPPPDDNTAEAGGSEEQLPSPKIGSDVSGT, from the exons AATCCATCACCATTCCTTTCGCCTTTCAAGTTTGAAATCACTTACAACTGCATCGATCCTCTCAAAGAAG ATTTGGAATGGAAACTCACCTATGTTGGATCTGCTGACGACGAGACATATGACCAACAACTAGAAGATGTGTTTGTTGGCCCTGTCAATCTTGGAAGTTACCGCTTTTTATTGCAG GCAGACCCTCCAGATCCTGCCAGAATTCCTGCTGAAGATATACTTGGTGTCACTGTGCTCATGTTGACCAGTTCCTATGTAGATCAAGAATTTCTACGAATTGGCTACTTTGTGAACAACGAGTACACTGATGAGAATCTGAGAGAACAACCTCCCCAAACGGTTTTAATTGACAAGATACAAAGAAACATACTAACAGACAAACCTAGAGTGACAAAGTTCCTCATCAATTTTCACCCTGAAAACAGCGAGACTGGAGAGCAAGCCCCCCCTCCACCTGATGATAACACAGCTGAAGCAGGTGGAAGTGAAGAGCAACTACCTTCTCCTAAGATTGGATCAGACGTGAGTGGGACCTAA